The following are from one region of the Paraglaciecola sp. L1A13 genome:
- a CDS encoding amidohydrolase produces the protein MKHIYILLISIFSFCVLAAPSHIKNIQGYTLDEAGKLIEFTDFIFDSGKVLAIGSRNLANQYPDAQVIDGQQHILLPGIIDAHGHILGLGETLLEVDVRDIASAKASAEKVRDYAQQNPDLDWVLGGGWNQVLWPGQQFPTAAMLDEYIQDRPVWISRVDGHAGWANSKALQIAGITKDSLDPPGGQIMRDNNGVPTGILIDNAMTMLWEKLPQDTEKSLKRKLDAASEHLLSLGVTSVHEAGIGYETYQYYIKRSQEKALSMRIYAMISAEDPKLAEMLAKGPVYDQYDYLAIRSVKVYGDGALGSRGAAMLAPYSDDQDNKGLLLTPQKQLKPLFDLIIGRGFQLNIHEIGDRGNRLALDQFEDTFSRIGGQHLRNRIEHAQVIEVSDIPRFKSLEIIPSMQPTHATSDMNMAQERIGKMRLKGAYAWQTFEKQGSIVTFGSDFPVELANPFFGLHAAVTRQNRENKPDAGWIKGEAVSVEQAFKAFTLNAAYAAHQEKILGTLTPGKWADFILLDQDIFVIPPQDIWKTKVLETWVGGVKVFDSKNH, from the coding sequence ATGAAACACATCTACATATTGCTGATCAGTATATTTAGCTTTTGCGTTTTAGCTGCACCGTCTCATATAAAAAATATTCAAGGCTATACTCTCGACGAAGCAGGAAAACTTATAGAATTTACAGATTTCATATTTGATAGCGGCAAAGTATTAGCTATTGGCAGTCGTAACCTAGCCAATCAATACCCTGATGCACAAGTTATTGATGGTCAGCAGCACATACTTCTTCCTGGTATTATCGATGCTCACGGACATATCCTAGGATTAGGAGAAACCCTATTAGAAGTGGATGTTAGAGATATTGCCAGCGCGAAAGCATCAGCTGAAAAAGTCCGTGATTATGCACAACAAAATCCCGACCTTGACTGGGTTTTAGGTGGTGGATGGAATCAAGTACTTTGGCCTGGACAGCAGTTTCCTACTGCTGCCATGCTCGATGAGTATATTCAAGACCGCCCCGTATGGATATCAAGAGTAGATGGGCATGCAGGCTGGGCAAATAGTAAAGCCTTGCAGATAGCAGGCATAACTAAGGATTCATTGGACCCGCCAGGTGGGCAAATTATGCGTGACAATAATGGTGTTCCTACCGGCATTTTAATTGATAACGCTATGACTATGCTTTGGGAAAAGCTACCACAAGACACGGAAAAATCGTTAAAGCGCAAACTTGATGCAGCAAGCGAGCATCTACTTTCACTGGGTGTGACAAGCGTTCATGAAGCAGGTATCGGTTATGAGACTTATCAATACTATATTAAGCGCAGCCAAGAGAAGGCCCTAAGCATGCGTATTTACGCCATGATTTCCGCCGAAGATCCCAAGCTAGCTGAAATGCTGGCCAAAGGTCCTGTCTACGACCAATACGATTATTTAGCAATTCGCAGTGTTAAAGTTTACGGCGACGGTGCGTTAGGCAGTCGTGGAGCGGCAATGCTTGCCCCATACTCTGATGACCAAGACAATAAAGGGCTTCTTTTAACACCACAAAAGCAACTCAAGCCACTATTTGATCTTATTATTGGTAGAGGTTTTCAGCTTAACATCCATGAAATTGGTGATCGTGGGAATAGATTAGCGCTTGATCAGTTTGAAGATACCTTTTCACGTATTGGAGGCCAGCACTTACGCAACCGCATAGAGCATGCACAGGTGATTGAAGTATCTGACATACCTAGATTCAAATCATTAGAGATCATTCCGTCAATGCAGCCTACCCACGCAACAAGCGATATGAATATGGCGCAAGAACGTATCGGCAAAATGCGATTGAAGGGTGCGTACGCATGGCAAACATTTGAGAAGCAAGGTTCTATAGTGACTTTTGGTTCAGATTTTCCCGTTGAATTAGCTAACCCCTTTTTCGGCCTACATGCAGCGGTCACTCGCCAGAACAGAGAAAATAAGCCCGACGCAGGTTGGATAAAAGGTGAAGCGGTCAGTGTAGAACAAGCCTTCAAAGCCTTTACCCTAAATGCCGCCTATGCTGCTCATCAAGAGAAAATATTGGGCACGTTAACGCCGGGGAAATGGGCCGACTTTATTTTGCTCGACCAAGATATATTTGTTATTCCCCCACAGGATATATGGAAAACAAAGGTGCTTGAAACTTGGGTTGGAGGTGTAAAAGTTTTCGACAGTAAGAACCACTAA
- a CDS encoding MBL fold metallo-hydrolase — translation MKTIGLTCIAFTALASAAATAADDDKYADVKIATQALSGSVYMLTGAGGNIGVSAGEEGILIIDDQFAPLAEKISSAIGEIAKQPMKYVINTHYHGDHTGSNAYFKEVHDSTIFAHDNVRKRLEANSDHVHAALPVVTYEQGLTFHFNDDTIRVMYLPAGHTDSDSVVWFEKANVLHAGDLFFQGRFPYIDLAGGGTVKGYIANATKLIGMLDDETKIIPGHGDLATKQDYQAALNMMQQTAKYVADKKSAGASLSTLIEQGLDDKWQDWAWNFITEEKWITTLYNDQ, via the coding sequence ATGAAAACGATTGGTTTAACCTGTATCGCTTTTACAGCACTGGCATCCGCTGCTGCGACTGCTGCTGATGATGATAAATACGCTGATGTAAAAATAGCAACGCAAGCACTTAGTGGGTCTGTTTATATGTTGACGGGAGCTGGCGGTAATATAGGTGTGTCAGCGGGTGAGGAAGGTATATTGATTATTGATGATCAGTTCGCTCCTTTAGCGGAAAAAATATCTTCTGCAATTGGCGAAATCGCCAAGCAACCTATGAAATATGTTATCAATACTCATTATCATGGTGATCATACTGGTTCGAATGCTTACTTTAAAGAGGTGCATGACAGCACCATATTTGCACACGACAATGTGCGTAAGCGCTTAGAAGCCAATAGCGATCATGTACATGCAGCGTTACCTGTTGTGACGTACGAACAAGGTCTGACTTTCCACTTTAATGACGACACTATACGCGTTATGTATTTACCTGCAGGCCACACTGATAGCGACAGTGTAGTGTGGTTTGAAAAAGCCAATGTGTTACATGCGGGAGACTTGTTCTTTCAGGGACGCTTTCCGTATATTGATTTAGCAGGCGGCGGAACCGTTAAAGGTTATATTGCGAATGCGACTAAGCTGATTGGTATGCTTGATGATGAAACTAAAATCATCCCAGGGCATGGCGACTTAGCCACTAAGCAAGATTATCAAGCTGCTTTGAATATGATGCAGCAGACCGCAAAATATGTAGCGGATAAAAAATCAGCCGGAGCCAGCTTGTCCACCCTTATTGAACAGGGTTTAGATGATAAATGGCAGGATTGGGCGTGGAATTTTATCACTGAAGAAAAATGGATAACTACCCTATATAACGATCAGTAA
- a CDS encoding DUF1653 domain-containing protein, with protein sequence MSIQIGKYRHYKGNDYEVIGVARHSEDESELVVYRPLYGERGLWVRPLSMFLEFVEIDGESIPRFARITD encoded by the coding sequence ATGAGTATTCAAATTGGCAAATATCGCCATTACAAAGGTAACGATTATGAAGTTATCGGTGTGGCAAGGCATTCAGAAGATGAGTCGGAGCTTGTGGTCTATCGCCCTCTGTACGGTGAACGTGGTTTATGGGTTCGCCCTTTATCGATGTTTCTAGAATTTGTTGAAATAGACGGTGAGTCAATCCCGCGGTTTGCGCGTATAACTGACTAG
- the dinB gene encoding DNA polymerase IV: MRKIIHIDMDCYYAAVEMRDNPQYRAVPLAIGGSADRRGVISTCNYLAREYGVRSAMATAYARKLCPDLVLVPGRMSLYSEISQQIRKIFLRYTDKIEPLSLDEAYLDVTDSDLFSGSATLIAQDIRRAIFEETQLTASAGVAPCKFVAKIASDENKPDGICVITPDTQDAFVKKLPLGKIPGVGKVTLHKLNNMGLFTCQDVREYPFESFVKSFGKFGPIIWDRSHGVDDRELTVSRKRKSVGVERTLAQDITTDEACLAMLESLYPLLLERLEKASPKYEIQSQGVKLKFNDFQQTTVEHRHSTLDKEYFKSLLHEALSRRKTRGIRLVGLSVGLPEKIDVQQLVFEFENNPSLTHND; the protein is encoded by the coding sequence ATGCGTAAGATCATACACATCGATATGGACTGTTACTATGCAGCAGTCGAAATGCGTGATAATCCCCAATATCGCGCAGTCCCCTTAGCGATAGGTGGCAGCGCCGATCGCCGCGGGGTTATATCAACTTGTAATTACCTTGCTCGAGAATATGGTGTTAGATCTGCAATGGCTACAGCTTATGCCCGTAAGCTCTGTCCTGATTTAGTCTTAGTGCCTGGTCGCATGTCCCTTTACAGTGAAATATCACAGCAAATACGTAAAATATTCCTGCGTTATACCGATAAAATCGAGCCCCTGTCTTTAGATGAAGCATATTTGGATGTGACCGACAGCGATTTGTTTTCCGGCAGTGCTACCTTAATTGCTCAAGATATAAGGCGCGCTATATTTGAAGAAACCCAACTGACCGCATCAGCGGGGGTCGCACCTTGTAAATTTGTAGCTAAAATCGCCAGCGATGAAAATAAGCCTGACGGAATATGTGTTATCACACCTGATACTCAAGATGCATTCGTTAAAAAATTACCGCTAGGTAAAATTCCTGGGGTAGGCAAGGTTACTTTACACAAGCTCAACAATATGGGGTTGTTTACCTGCCAAGACGTCCGAGAGTATCCCTTTGAATCGTTTGTGAAATCATTTGGCAAATTCGGTCCTATTATTTGGGATCGAAGTCATGGCGTAGATGACCGAGAGTTAACGGTTAGCCGCAAACGTAAGTCAGTTGGCGTAGAGCGCACCTTAGCCCAAGATATCACTACAGACGAAGCCTGCTTGGCGATGCTTGAGAGCTTGTATCCCCTGTTGCTTGAACGATTGGAAAAAGCCAGCCCAAAGTATGAAATTCAAAGTCAGGGTGTCAAATTAAAATTTAACGACTTTCAGCAGACGACGGTCGAGCATAGGCACAGCACACTTGATAAGGAGTATTTTAAAAGCTTACTCCATGAAGCGTTGAGTCGAAGGAAGACCCGCGGAATTCGTCTTGTGGGCTTGTCGGTTGGATTACCAGAAAAAATTGATGTGCAACAGCTTGTTTTTGAATTTGAAAATAATCCATCTCTTACCCACAATGACTAG
- the nqrM gene encoding (Na+)-NQR maturation NqrM, whose translation MSTFILAFVCFLVVAIAMSLGYLVQRKAIAGSCGGLGSLGIDKACDCPEPCDRKKARLEREEARQTKLNEWKQNQIL comes from the coding sequence TTGAGTACTTTTATTTTAGCATTTGTGTGTTTCTTAGTCGTGGCGATAGCCATGTCGTTAGGCTATTTGGTGCAACGAAAAGCTATTGCGGGTAGTTGTGGCGGTTTAGGTTCGTTAGGCATTGATAAAGCCTGTGATTGTCCAGAACCCTGTGATCGCAAAAAAGCGCGTTTAGAACGCGAAGAAGCACGGCAAACGAAGCTGAACGAATGGAAACAGAACCAAATCCTATAA
- a CDS encoding FAD:protein FMN transferase gives MSEGYMARFIGVIAFLLLLCSCSQAPVETHLTGHTMGTTYNVKFVNSGKVDEQQLHDNIDAALVKVNELMSTYDPDSELSRFNQWNSEAPFPLSPETLTVMREAKRLGELSHGVLDVTVGPLVNLWGFGPDAKPDKRPSEQVVAQVKARTGLDKLHLLDNAAKKTESDLYVDLSTIAKGYGVDVVADLLDESGLHDYLVEIGGEMRVAGHKASGREWRIAVEKPVSMERAIQDIISIGTNAVATSGDYRNYFEEDGVRYSHLIDPRTGAPITHNLVAVTVVHPSSMTADGLATALIIMGKDEALNVALHNDLAVLMITRENGEFKEYTTPKFEPFINRE, from the coding sequence ATGAGTGAAGGGTACATGGCAAGGTTTATTGGTGTAATTGCCTTTTTGTTGTTACTTTGTAGCTGCAGTCAGGCACCTGTAGAGACCCATTTGACCGGTCATACCATGGGCACAACTTACAACGTTAAATTTGTGAATAGCGGGAAAGTCGACGAACAACAATTGCACGATAATATTGATGCAGCGTTAGTCAAAGTAAATGAACTGATGTCTACCTATGACCCTGATTCAGAGCTATCACGCTTTAATCAATGGAACAGCGAAGCGCCTTTTCCTTTGTCACCAGAAACCCTAACGGTAATGCGCGAAGCTAAGCGTTTAGGCGAGTTAAGTCATGGTGTATTAGATGTGACCGTAGGGCCTCTGGTTAATCTTTGGGGTTTTGGTCCCGATGCCAAACCTGACAAACGACCTTCTGAGCAAGTGGTGGCCCAAGTTAAGGCTCGTACGGGATTAGATAAATTGCATTTATTGGATAATGCGGCAAAAAAAACTGAAAGCGATTTGTATGTCGACTTGTCTACTATTGCTAAGGGGTATGGTGTTGACGTTGTTGCTGACCTACTAGACGAGAGTGGGCTACATGACTACTTGGTAGAAATCGGTGGTGAGATGCGTGTTGCTGGTCATAAAGCCAGTGGCAGAGAATGGCGGATTGCCGTTGAAAAGCCGGTATCAATGGAGCGTGCAATACAAGACATTATTTCTATTGGTACCAACGCGGTGGCAACATCTGGGGACTACCGCAACTACTTCGAAGAAGACGGCGTGCGTTATTCACATTTGATTGATCCGCGTACTGGCGCACCAATCACCCACAACTTAGTGGCAGTAACTGTGGTGCATCCGTCGTCCATGACCGCTGATGGTTTAGCGACAGCCCTAATTATTATGGGTAAAGATGAAGCCCTTAATGTAGCGTTACACAATGATTTAGCGGTATTGATGATCACTCGAGAAAACGGTGAGTTTAAAGAGTATACTACGCCGAAATTCGAGCCATTCATTAATCGCGAATGA
- the nqrF gene encoding NADH:ubiquinone reductase (Na(+)-transporting) subunit F, with product MLDIYLGVGMFIAIVLALVLIIMFAKSKLVPEGEVTISINGDPDKAITAQPGDKLLGALANSGIFVSSACGGGGSCGQCRVDIKSGGGEILPTELDHISKREAKEGCRLSCQVSIKQDMDIELPEEIFGIKKWDCEVISNDNKATFIKELKLQIPNGESVPFRAGGYIQIEAPAHHVKYKDFDVPEEYRGDWERFGFFNIESKVDEETIRAYSMANYPEEEGIIMLNVRVASPPPNNLSLPAGKMSSYIWSLKEGDKATISGPFGEFFAKKTEAEMVFIGGGAGMAPMRSHIFDQLRRLKTDRKISFWYGARSLREMFYVEDFDMLQEENENFKWHVALSDPQPEDNWEGMTGFIHQVLLENYLKDHPAPEDCEFYMCGPPMMNAAVISMLKDLGVEDENIMLDDFGG from the coding sequence ATGTTAGACATTTATCTTGGCGTAGGAATGTTTATTGCCATCGTTCTAGCTTTGGTTTTGATCATTATGTTTGCCAAATCAAAGTTAGTGCCAGAAGGCGAAGTGACCATTTCTATTAATGGTGACCCAGATAAAGCGATTACCGCTCAACCTGGTGATAAGTTATTAGGTGCCTTAGCAAATTCAGGTATTTTTGTATCATCAGCATGTGGTGGTGGTGGTTCATGTGGTCAGTGTCGCGTGGATATTAAATCAGGCGGTGGCGAAATTTTACCTACAGAACTTGATCACATCAGTAAGCGTGAAGCGAAAGAAGGTTGCCGTCTGTCTTGTCAGGTTTCTATTAAACAAGACATGGATATTGAGCTTCCTGAAGAAATTTTTGGGATCAAAAAGTGGGATTGCGAAGTTATTTCTAACGATAACAAAGCGACCTTCATTAAAGAGCTTAAGCTTCAAATTCCCAATGGTGAAAGTGTGCCTTTCCGTGCCGGTGGTTATATTCAAATTGAAGCACCAGCTCACCATGTTAAGTATAAAGACTTCGATGTTCCTGAAGAATATCGCGGTGATTGGGAACGTTTCGGCTTCTTTAATATTGAGTCTAAAGTGGACGAAGAAACAATTCGTGCATATTCCATGGCTAACTACCCGGAAGAAGAAGGCATTATCATGTTGAACGTGCGTGTGGCTTCACCGCCGCCGAACAACTTGTCTTTACCTGCAGGTAAAATGTCTTCATATATTTGGAGTTTGAAAGAAGGCGATAAAGCGACTATTTCTGGTCCATTTGGTGAGTTCTTCGCTAAGAAGACTGAAGCTGAAATGGTATTTATCGGCGGTGGTGCAGGTATGGCGCCAATGCGTTCTCATATCTTCGACCAACTTCGTCGTCTTAAAACAGATCGTAAAATTTCTTTCTGGTACGGTGCCCGTTCTTTACGCGAGATGTTCTATGTAGAAGATTTCGATATGTTGCAAGAAGAGAACGAGAACTTTAAGTGGCATGTGGCTTTGTCTGATCCCCAACCAGAAGATAACTGGGAAGGTATGACAGGTTTCATTCACCAAGTATTGTTGGAAAACTACTTGAAAGATCACCCAGCTCCAGAAGATTGTGAGTTCTATATGTGTGGTCCGCCTATGATGAACGCAGCTGTTATCAGCATGCTGAAAGACCTAGGTGTTGAAGATGAAAACATCATGCTTGATGACTTCGGTGGTTAA